The following proteins are encoded in a genomic region of Dioscorea cayenensis subsp. rotundata cultivar TDr96_F1 chromosome 8, TDr96_F1_v2_PseudoChromosome.rev07_lg8_w22 25.fasta, whole genome shotgun sequence:
- the LOC120267418 gene encoding U3 small nucleolar RNA-associated protein 18 homolog → MSLVSRTSWEQKKKFEEVANNTTLDSIGQELNSEDKHNSDNLKRKKRRREHAASSGEKDSKVEQEKEMKRLESFLFGTIYSPLDFGKEVSEDREEEGLAEPLFIVNKSTNNEIESYVEELNEEREPLSDDGGDREEMDSAQPAPPMKMLTGNQIVVHEEELNKEKKPAWIDEEENMTKVDIMKVPRLRKLRKEAGEGLISGTDYVSRLRAQHSRLNPGTEWAHIDRKSERVHDSDNESDDESGITVAPGYERIVSDDILRSNDELVVKDRVKLLPGLLEYSRLMDANGEEPSNGPINSIQFHRNGQLLLTAGLDRRLRFFQVDGKRNTKVQSIFIEDCPIHKASFLPDGSQVILSGRRKFFYSVDLVKASVDKIGPLTGREEKSLEVFEVSNDSSIIAFIGNEGYILLVSTRTKELIGTLKMNGSARSLAFADGGQRLLSSGGDGHVYHWDLRTRTCIHKAVDEGCLAGSSLCTSPDSSLFAAGSTSGIVNIYKEDEFLGGKRKPLKTIESLSTQIDCLKFNPDAQILALCSRMKKNSLRLVHVPSFNIFSNWPPPRSSLQYPRCLDFSPGGGFMAVGNATGKVLLYKLHHYQKA, encoded by the coding sequence ATGAGCTTGGTTTCACGAACATCATGGGagcagaagaaaaagtttgaaGAGGTTGCAAACAATACAACACTTGATTCTATTGGTCAAGAATTGAACTCAGAGGACAAACATAATTCAGATAACctcaagaggaagaagaggagaagagaacATGCTGCATCCTCAGGTGAGAAGGACTCAAAGGTTGAGCAAGAAAAGGAGATGAAAAGACTTGAAAGTTTCTTGTTTGGAACCATTTATTCTCCTCTGGACTTTGGAAAAGAAGTCAGTGAAGATAGAGAAGAAGAGGGTCTTGCCGAACCTTTGTTCATTGTGAATAAATCAACCAACAATGAGATAGAGTCTTATGTAGAAGAGTTGAATGAAGAGAGGGAGCCTCTGTCTGATGATGGAGGAGATAGAGAAGAAATGGACAGTGCGCAACCTGCGCCACCCATGAAAATGTTGACAGGCAATCAGATAGTGGTTCATGAGGAagagttaaacaaagaaaagaaacctGCGTGGATTGATGAGGAAGAGAATATGACAAAGGTTGACATAATGAAGGTGCCTAGGTTGAGAAAATTGAGGAAGGAAGCTGGGGAAGGGTTGATCTCGGGCACTGATTATGTATCTAGATTGCGTGCACAGCATTCTAGGCTGAACCCTGGAACAGAATGGGCACATATTGACCGGAAATCAGAGCGTGTTCATGATTCTGACAATGAGTCTGATGATGAAAGTGGTATCACTGTTGCTCCTGGGTATGAGCGCATTGTTAGTGATGACATACTGAGGAGCAATGATGAGCTTGTTGTGAAAGATCGTGTGAAGCTCTTGCCTGGGCTTCTGGAGTACTCAAGGCTTATGGATGCTAATGGCGAAGAACCCTCCAATGGTCCCATAAATTCCATCCAATTTCACAGGAATGGCCAGTTGCTGCTGACTGCTGGACTTGATAGGCGGCTTAGGTTTTTCCAAGTGGATGGAAAACGCAATACTAAAGTACAGAGCATTTTCATCGAAGATTGCCCAATCCATAAAGCCTCATTCTTACCTGACGGATCTCAGGTTATCTTATCAGGCAGAAGGAAGTTCTTTTACAGTGTTGATTTGGTCAAAGCAAGTGTCGATAAAATTGGTCCCTTGACAGGCAGGGAAGAGAAAAGTCTGGAGGTCTTTGAAGTTTCTAATGATTCAAGTATAATTGCATTCATTGGCAATGAAGGTTACATCCTACTGGTTTCTACAAGAACGAAAGAGCTGATCGGGACTCTGAAGATGAATGGAAGTGCCCGCTCTCTTGCTTTTGCAGATGGCGGGCAACGGCTCTTGAGCAGTGGTGGTGATGGACATGTTTACCACTGGGATCTCAGAACTAGGACTTGCATTCATAAGGCTGTTGACGAGGGTTGCCTGGCCGGTTCTTCCCTTTGTACTTCACCTGACAGTAGTTTGTTTGCGGCTGGCTCAACCAGTGGAATTGTGAACATCTACAAAGAAGATGAATTTCTCGGTGGAAAGCGGAAGCCATTGAAGACAATTGAGAGTCTATCCACCCAGATTGATTGCCTGAAATTTAATCCCGATGCGCAGATACTAGCGTTGTGTTcaaggatgaagaagaacagTTTGAGACTTGTCCATGTTCCCTCCTTCAACATTTTCTCGAACTGGCCTCCCCCGAGGTCCAGCCTGCAGTATCCTCGGTGTTTAGATTTCAGTCCGGGTGGAGGCTTCATGGCTGTGGGTAATGCCACCGGAAAGGTTCTGTTGTACAAACTGCATCATTACCAGAAGGCCTAA
- the LOC120267390 gene encoding LOW QUALITY PROTEIN: transcription factor MYB13-like (The sequence of the model RefSeq protein was modified relative to this genomic sequence to represent the inferred CDS: deleted 2 bases in 2 codons) yields the protein MRRRECCEKDGELNKGLWTPEEDKKLIQHIEKHGHANWRALPKLAGLSRCGKSCRLRWINYLRPDVKRGNFTKEEENTIIKLHQSWGNKWSKIASCLPGRTDNEIKNIWNIYLKKQIQTKNTNPPNDQTPTSSSSSSSSSSMNSCAFNNQNEGDGISKQNNEPSNYIDLFDDLEVEHWLMLEESHDLLNNENIENNNNNNKNKEGDDNEEDPTKFIDDEMDYQIEPEFWSLIDDQTCFNETLSQDESRTMVENKSWLAYLEEELGLKE from the exons ATGAGAAGAAGAGAGTGTTGTGAGAAGGATGGAGAGTTGAACAAGGGTTTATGGACACCAGAGGAAGATAAGAAGCTTATTCAACATATTGAGAAGCATGGACATGCTAATTGGAGAGCTCTTCCCAAACTTGCAG GGTTATCAAGATGCGGGAAAAGCTGCCGATTAAGATGGATAAATTACCTTCGACCTGATGTCAAACGTGGTAACTTCacc aaagaagaagagaacacGATCATCAAATTACATCAATCATGGGGCAATAA ATGGTCG AAAATAGCATCTTGCTTACCAGGAAGAACTGATAATGAGATCAAGAACATTTGGAACATTTAcctaaagaaacaaatacaaaccaaaaatacaaatcctCCAAATGATCAAACACCAACTTCATCATcctcgtcatcatcatcatcatccatgaaTTCATGCGCATTTAATAATCAAAATGAAGGAGATGGCATaagcaaacaaaataatgaacCTTCAAACTACATTGACTTGTTTgatgatttggaagttgaacaTTGGTTGATGCTTGAAGAGTCTCATGATCTTTTAAACAATGAGAACAttgagaacaacaacaacaacaacaagaataaagaagGAGATGATAATGAAGAAGACCCAACCAAGTTCATTGATGATGAAATGGATTACCAAATTGAGCCAGAGTTTTGGAGCTTAATTGATGATCAAACTTGTTTCAACGAAACACTTAGTCAAGATGAGTCAAGAACAATGGTTGAGAACAAGAGTTGGTTGGCTTATTTAGAGGAGGAACTTGGTTTGAAGGAATAG